From one Lycium barbarum isolate Lr01 chromosome 6, ASM1917538v2, whole genome shotgun sequence genomic stretch:
- the LOC132644330 gene encoding uncharacterized protein LOC132644330: MTTNIAESINSMFLVESEFPITTLFNSINRRFSQKFHKRRMVLANTSTICFPSAERKIRENVTIGNTLLAHQISFHTFSIIGHGAVAMVGLNNRTCSCREFDLDKIPCPHVIAAIRTQFGDDYGLRVYDFVSPYYSVWSYKHAYERSIHPVLSEEFWELPPELLESKIPCPYVVCKSGRKKRKRAPSFLERGSKKKKNKCSICKRAGHKRTTCSLRERQNEETSSSVAS; the protein is encoded by the coding sequence ATTCAattctataaataggaggtttTCTCAAAAGTTTCACAAGAGGCGTATGGTGTTGGCCAACACATCAACCATATGTTTCCCTTCCGCTGaaagaaaaataagagaaaatgtgACGATAGGCAATACACTATTGGCCCATCAAATAAGCTTCCACACTTTTAGCATCATTGGTCACGGTGCAGTGGCTATGGTTGGTCTAAACAATAGAACATGTTCTTGTAGAGAGTTTGACTTGGACAAAATACCTTGTCCACATGTTATTGCAGCGATAAGAACCCAGTTCGGGGATGATTATGGATTAAGagtttatgattttgtttctccATATTATTCAGTATGGTCATACAAACATGCATATGAAAGATCAATTCATCCAGTGTTATCTGAAGAATTTTGGGAGCTTCCTCCAGAGCTTTTGGAGAGTAAAATACCTTGTCCATATGTGGTGTGCAAGTCaggaagaaagaagagaaagcgGGCACCTTCATTCTTGGAGCGAGgttcaaagaagaagaaaaataaatgttCCATATGCAAAAGAGCTGGTCACAAAAGAACTACATGCAGTCTCAGAGAGAGACAAAATGAAGAAACAAGCAGTAGTGTAGCTTCTTAA